CGCTCGGCGCGATAGATCGGGCTGGGCCGGCCGACGTAGTGCTTGAGGTCCTTGTCGTATTCGGCGATGAAGCTCGGATCCTGACGCGCCTGGTCGTAGGCGGCAGCCAGTTCCTGCAGCGGGCCGATCAGGGTTTCGGCGACGAAGCGGCCGCCGAACTTGCCGAAATGGCCGGCAGCGTCCGGGTAGGCATAAAAGTCACTGATGGGCTGGGCCGACATGGGAATCCTCTGCAGCAGTGCGGTCATACGCGAAGCGGCAACTCTACCGCAGGCCGGCAGCGCGATACATCGATAAGATTGCCGCAACCTGTGATCTGGACTCACACATGACGGTATCGCTCCCGCCGCTAGCCGCCTTGCGCGCCTTCGAGGCCGCCGCCCGCCTGCAGAGCGTCAGCCGGGCCGCACAGGAGTTGCACGTGACCCATGGCGCCATCAGCCGCCATGTGCGTTCGCTGGAACAGGCGCTGGGCACGGCCTTGTTCGCCCGCCAGGGCCGCGGCCTGGTCCTCACCGCCGCCGGGACACGGCTGCGCGACGCCACCGGGGACGGATTTGCCCTGATCGGCGATGCCTGGGCGGCGCTGCGTCACCCGGCCAGCGAGGCGCCACTGGTGTTGGGGTGCTCGGGCAGCCTGCTGGCGCGCTGGGTCATTCCCCGCCTGGGCCGGCTGCAACGCGACCTGCCCGACCTGCGCCTGCACCTGTCGGCCAACGAGCAACCGCCTGGCCCTGACCTGGACGGGCTGGACGCGGCCCTGCTGCTGGAGTCGCCACCATGGCCGGGCGAGTGGCAGGTGCACGAGCTCGGCGTGGAATGGATCGGCCCGGTACTGAGCCCGCAACTGGCAGCGACCTTGCAGCTCGATCGCCACAGCCTTAAGGCTCTGCGCGACCACCCGGTCCTGCACACCCGCTCGCGCCCGCAAGCATGGCCGGAATGGGCCCAGGCACACGACATGGCGTCGGACACCTTGCGCCTGGGCATCGAATTCGAACATCTGGTCTATCTGCTGGAGGCCGCCGCCGCCGGTCTGGGCGTGGCGATCGCCCCGCACCCCCTGGTGGCCGCGGACCTGGCGGCCGGACGCCTGCTGGCGCCGTGGGGATTCACCCCGACCCACGGACGTTGGGTGCTCTGTGCCGCAAGACGCAACCCGGACCCGCGTATCGCGCGACTGGCCAACTGGCTACGCAGTGCACTTGCCGAGGATCAGCACGCGTCACTGATCGCCTGAGCGCCATCCTGCGGCCATCCTGATGCTGGAGGCCAGCTCAGCGCCGCTGCGCACATCAAAGTCTCAAGCCTTCTGATCACCCACCAGAAAGATGCGCCAACGGCGCCCACCGCTTTTCGATTCCCGATTCCCGACTCACCCCAACTCGTGGCAGTCGGCGCGGCGCACTTCTTCGACGAACTTGCGCATCATGTGGCCGTCCTTGATCCCGGGCGCCAGTTCCACGCCGCTGGACACATCCACGCCCCATGGCAAGGTGGCGACGATGGCATCGAAGACGTTGTCGGCATTGATGCCGCCGGCGAGCAGGAACGGACGGTGCAAGCCGGTGGGCAGGCGCGACCAGTCGAAGGTCTTGCCGGTGCCGCCGCCGGCCCCCGGCGCATGGCTGTCGAACAGGAAACCGGCGGTATTCGGATAGGCCAGCTGCAAGGTGCGTGCGTTGGCGTCTTCGCCATTGACGCCGGCGCTCCCCATCGGTACCGCCTTGAGATACGGCAGGTTGAAGCTGCGGCAGAACGCGTCGTCTTCCTCGCCGTGGAATTGCAGCAAGGTCGGGCGCACGGTGCGCACCACTTCGCGTACTTCTTCCTTGGAGTTGTTGCGGAACAAGGCCACCACATCGACCATCGGCGCGGTGGCCTGGCGCATCGCACGCGCTTCGGCCGGTGCCACGCGGCGCGGGCTGCCATGCGCAAAGATGAAACCTACCGCGTCCACACCCAGCTCCCCGGCCAGCCGGATATCGCCGGCGCGGGTCATGCCGCAGAACTTGATACGGGTGCGGTACAGCGATCGATTCATTGGGTCACCTCGGCAGGCAGATGCCACTCTGCAGGATACAGAGGCCCGATAAACACCAGGCCTTGTGGCGGCGCTGTCGGGCCGGCAACCGTGCGGTCGCGTCCGGCCAGCAACGTCGCGATCCAGTCGGCCGGTTGCTCACCGGACCCGACCAACATCAGCGAGCCAACAATATTCCGCACCATGTGATGAAGGAATGCATTGGCCTGGACCTCCACTTCCACCACCTCGCCATCGCGCCGCACGCTGATCGCCTGCAGATTGCGACGTGCGTGCAGCGCCTGGCATTGCACGCTGCGAAACGCACTGAAGTCGTTCTCGCCCAGCAACGCCTGCGCGGCGACATGCATGGCGTCGGCGTCGAGCGGGCGGCGCTCCCAACTCAGGGTATGCCGATGCAGGGCCGGACGGATCTGACGATTCAACAGGCGGTAGCGGTAGCGCCGCGCGCGCGCGCAAAACCGCGCATGAAAATCGTCGGCGGCCGGCACGCACCAGCGCACCGCAACCGACGCGGGAAGCCGCGCGGTGGTACCCAGCATCCAGCCACGCGGCTCACGCCGCGCATCGCTGTCGAAATGCACCACCTGGCATTGCCCATGGACGCCGGCATCGGTGCGGCCGGCACACACGACCTGGATCGGCGCATCGGCTACCGACGACAAGGCTGCCTGCAGGCTGGCCTGCACGCTGGGCCCGCCGTGCTCGCCCAGCTGCTGCCAGCCCTGGAATTGGCTGCCGTCATACTCCACGCCCAGCGCGTAACGCATCGGTACCTACCTGTGTGTTCAATCGGTCAACCTGCCGAACGCGCGGCAAACGCAAGCTGACCGGAGTCAGTTCGCAGCAACTCGGGGTCGTAGCAACATCGCTAGAACGCCAGATGGCGGGCATCAACATCCAGCCCACACCTCGGTCGCCGCGCATGCCTGGCGACTCCACCGGCACAGCACCGCAGTGACCTGCCCTACGCGACGGATCGCTCCGACCACACCGCCAGCATGGAACCGCCCGGCTCGCGGAAATGAAACCGGCTGCCACCAGGGAAACCGAATACCGGCTTGACGATCTCGCCGCCGGCCGCGCGCACGCGCTCGAGCATCGGTGCCAGATCGTCGGCATACAGCACCACCAGTGGGCCGCCCTCGCCCGGGGCCGCGATCGCCGTGCGGTAGAAGCCCCCGTCCATGCGACCATCGTTGAAGGCCAGATAATCCGGGCCGTAGGCCTGGAACTGCCAGCCGAACACGGCCTCGAAAAAGGCACGGCTGGCATCCGGATCGGTTGAGCCGAACTCCACGTAGTCGATACGGCGCTCGCGCACCGCCATGCTGTCCATGGCCGGGCTCATGCCAGGCGCTCCAGCAGTTGGGCCGCTTCGGCACGGATGGCGTCGTCGCCGGTGGCGGCGACCTCCAGCAGCAGGCCGCGCGCGGTGTCCTTGTCGCCCAGGTCCATGTAAGCGACCGCCAGTTCCAGGCGATCGCGGCCGGCCGAGGCGAATTGCCGGTCGGCGACCGGGTTCGGCACGGCGACCGGGGCCACCGGCGCCGGCTCGAAATCCAGCTGGCTTTGCGGCGCGTGGTGTTGCGCCGCCTGATCCGGATCCACGCGGCTCTCATCGGCGTTCGGCGCCGCTGACGCAGGCGCGGTGACGCCCGGATGCGCAGCGTCGCGCTGCGTCTCGAACGGCCCTGCTGCCGGCTCGGGCTCGGCCGGCGGCGGCGGGGCGGCACGCAGCGCGCGCCACTCATCGCTGTTGACCACCACAGGCGCAGCCACCGGTTCGGCCCACTGCGGCTCGCGGCGCAGCACCTCCGACAATGGCGGCTGCGGCCCGTGGGCGCGCTCGTCGTCGCGCAGATCGGCCTGTTCGAACTCGGTCTCGTGCAGCACCTCGCGCTCGCTGGGATCGGTGACCGGCGCATCGTCCTGTGCGGCGCCTGCAGCAACCGGTGGGGCCGGCGGCATGAAGTCGAACTGGCGCCGTGGCAACGGCGGCAGCGGCGAAGGTTTGCGGCGCCGTGCGGCCAGCCACGCGACCACTGCCGCCACGATCAGCACCAGGCCACCGATCAACCACAGCGGAAAACCGCCGCCTTGCGGCGCGGCCTGCGGCGCCTCGGCAAGGCGCTTCTGCGCCGCAGCCAGGTCGGTGTCTTTCATCGCGATCAAGGCTTGCTGCTGCTGCTTGAGCTTTTCCAGATCGGCCACGCGCGAGCGCAGATCCTGCAGTTCCGCATCGCGGGTGGCGATGTCTTCCTTGGCCTGTTGCAACTGTTGATTGGCCGCCATCTCGCCCTCGCCTTCGGCACTGGTGCCGGACGTCGCGCCGGCGGGGTTGTTCTGACTCGCCACTGCCGGGGCGATTTCGAGCCGCGCGCCATTGCCGGCGGCAGCGGATGCGGCAGGTGTCGCCGGGGCCGGCGTCGCTGCAGCCGCAGCACCGGCCTCGGCCGGCTGTGGAATGGCCGAGCGCGCCTGCCGCCACTGCGCGGCCTGCTCGCGCACCATCACAGCCGCTTCTGCGGCACCGACCTGCGCCAACGCATCTTGCTGTGGCGTGCGCAGGACTGCGCCCTGCTTGAGGCGGTTGATGTTGCCGTTGATGAAGGCGTCGGGATTGGTGCGCAACAGCGCCAGCATGGCCTGATCCAGCGAGTGCCCACTGGAGCGTGCCACGGATGCGGCGATTTCGGACAGGGTCTGGCCCGCGCGCACCGCCGGCAGCGTATCGCCGGCGGCCTGTGTGGCCGCAGCCGCACCGGCCGCCGGGCGCGCAGAGGGGACGGCGGTGCCGGCATCCGAGCCGCTGCGCTCGGCTGCCGCCACGGGTGCGGCAGCAGGTTCGCGGGCGATGGTATTGC
The window above is part of the Xanthomonas cassavae CFBP 4642 genome. Proteins encoded here:
- a CDS encoding LysR family transcriptional regulator, whose protein sequence is MTVSLPPLAALRAFEAAARLQSVSRAAQELHVTHGAISRHVRSLEQALGTALFARQGRGLVLTAAGTRLRDATGDGFALIGDAWAALRHPASEAPLVLGCSGSLLARWVIPRLGRLQRDLPDLRLHLSANEQPPGPDLDGLDAALLLESPPWPGEWQVHELGVEWIGPVLSPQLAATLQLDRHSLKALRDHPVLHTRSRPQAWPEWAQAHDMASDTLRLGIEFEHLVYLLEAAAAGLGVAIAPHPLVAADLAAGRLLAPWGFTPTHGRWVLCAARRNPDPRIARLANWLRSALAEDQHASLIA
- a CDS encoding phosphoribosylanthranilate isomerase, which translates into the protein MNRSLYRTRIKFCGMTRAGDIRLAGELGVDAVGFIFAHGSPRRVAPAEARAMRQATAPMVDVVALFRNNSKEEVREVVRTVRPTLLQFHGEEDDAFCRSFNLPYLKAVPMGSAGVNGEDANARTLQLAYPNTAGFLFDSHAPGAGGGTGKTFDWSRLPTGLHRPFLLAGGINADNVFDAIVATLPWGVDVSSGVELAPGIKDGHMMRKFVEEVRRADCHELG
- the truA gene encoding tRNA pseudouridine(38-40) synthase TruA; translation: MRYALGVEYDGSQFQGWQQLGEHGGPSVQASLQAALSSVADAPIQVVCAGRTDAGVHGQCQVVHFDSDARREPRGWMLGTTARLPASVAVRWCVPAADDFHARFCARARRYRYRLLNRQIRPALHRHTLSWERRPLDADAMHVAAQALLGENDFSAFRSVQCQALHARRNLQAISVRRDGEVVEVEVQANAFLHHMVRNIVGSLMLVGSGEQPADWIATLLAGRDRTVAGPTAPPQGLVFIGPLYPAEWHLPAEVTQ
- a CDS encoding VOC family protein, with the protein product MSPAMDSMAVRERRIDYVEFGSTDPDASRAFFEAVFGWQFQAYGPDYLAFNDGRMDGGFYRTAIAAPGEGGPLVVLYADDLAPMLERVRAAGGEIVKPVFGFPGGSRFHFREPGGSMLAVWSERSVA
- a CDS encoding FimV/HubP family polar landmark protein, translated to MSFAWVSQGGGDFFAHPAAILMPMKHRGRGAMRPIQGIGALLLMACSGAAMALGLGDIRVLSKPGQPLVAEIPVISNEPGELDNARVALASATTFARVGLERPQGLVSNLQFQFAQDARGRAVIRVTSSQPVDRPAINFLIEVEWSQGRLVREYAALVDAPNTAAAIAEPAIDAPQAGASNTIAREPAAAPVAAAERSGSDAGTAVPSARPAAGAAAATQAAGDTLPAVRAGQTLSEIAASVARSSGHSLDQAMLALLRTNPDAFINGNINRLKQGAVLRTPQQDALAQVGAAEAAVMVREQAAQWRQARSAIPQPAEAGAAAAATPAPATPAASAAAGNGARLEIAPAVASQNNPAGATSGTSAEGEGEMAANQQLQQAKEDIATRDAELQDLRSRVADLEKLKQQQQALIAMKDTDLAAAQKRLAEAPQAAPQGGGFPLWLIGGLVLIVAAVVAWLAARRRKPSPLPPLPRRQFDFMPPAPPVAAGAAQDDAPVTDPSEREVLHETEFEQADLRDDERAHGPQPPLSEVLRREPQWAEPVAAPVVVNSDEWRALRAAPPPPAEPEPAAGPFETQRDAAHPGVTAPASAAPNADESRVDPDQAAQHHAPQSQLDFEPAPVAPVAVPNPVADRQFASAGRDRLELAVAYMDLGDKDTARGLLLEVAATGDDAIRAEAAQLLERLA